The following are encoded together in the Streptomyces sp. NBC_01465 genome:
- a CDS encoding alpha/beta hydrolase, which translates to MESILFSAQTSSDGVLERDFTLGDIAGVLWSPTSPASDRPTPLVLMGHSGGMHKRAPGIVARAERYVSDYGFSVAAIDAPGHGDRPRNRRDQQWVDELMRTRDAGESIAPVVAEFNASLAQRAVPEWQATLDALQALPEIGVEAPVGYGGMTLGTAVGLLLTAVEPRIVAATLGGVLVYDDLVEAARAITVPVELQLPWDDEEIRREGGLALYDAIGSKEKTLHVNPGRHNQVPWFEIDNSSRFLQRHLGWGGTLRR; encoded by the coding sequence ATGGAATCTATTCTCTTCAGCGCACAGACATCTTCGGACGGCGTCCTCGAACGCGACTTCACCCTGGGCGACATTGCCGGGGTTCTGTGGTCGCCCACGTCCCCCGCATCCGACCGTCCCACCCCCCTCGTCCTCATGGGGCACAGCGGCGGCATGCACAAGCGGGCTCCGGGGATCGTTGCCCGGGCCGAGCGTTACGTGAGCGACTACGGGTTCTCCGTCGCCGCCATCGATGCCCCCGGGCACGGCGACCGGCCCCGTAACCGCCGCGATCAGCAGTGGGTCGACGAGCTCATGCGTACCCGGGACGCCGGCGAGTCCATCGCGCCCGTCGTCGCCGAGTTCAACGCGTCCCTCGCCCAGCGCGCCGTGCCCGAGTGGCAGGCCACTCTCGACGCGCTCCAGGCGCTGCCCGAGATCGGCGTCGAAGCGCCCGTCGGGTACGGCGGGATGACCTTGGGGACCGCGGTGGGGCTGTTGTTGACGGCCGTTGAGCCTCGGATCGTCGCCGCGACCCTGGGTGGGGTTCTCGTGTACGACGATCTCGTCGAGGCCGCGCGTGCGATCACCGTTCCCGTGGAGCTTCAACTCCCCTGGGACGACGAGGAGATCAGGCGTGAGGGCGGGCTGGCGCTCTACGACGCCATCGGGTCCAAGGAGAAGACCTTGCACGTCAACCCGGGGCGCCACAACCAGGTACCCTGGTTCGAGATCGACAACTCCTCGCGCTTTCTTCAGCGGCACCTTGGATGGGGCGGCACGTTGCGGAGGTGA
- a CDS encoding SDR family oxidoreductase gives MRVFVTGGTGHSGSYIVPELITAGHEVTGLARSDKAAATLSALGAKVRRGDLQDLDGLKEAAADSDGVIHVAHRQDLLPSGGLDAVAAAELPIMLAYGEALAGTGKPLVAAGSIGSPGQHLGRPVTEEDPALPGGDEYKGTLRVRNVVETAVIGLAERGVRSSVVRIANIAHSTTDRAGFLVQLIALAKEKGFVGYPGDGTNLWNAVHIRDVASLFRLALEKGPAGRYWHAVDDGAVPLRAIAEAIGSRLGLPVVSIPADVLMVPGYFGFLANIVTQNYPASSLITRRTLDWEPSQPGLLADLDNGHYFSTS, from the coding sequence ATGCGCGTTTTCGTCACCGGCGGGACCGGTCATTCCGGTTCGTACATCGTCCCCGAACTCATCACCGCCGGACACGAGGTCACCGGCCTGGCCCGGTCCGACAAGGCCGCGGCGACGCTGTCCGCGCTCGGCGCGAAGGTGCGCCGCGGCGACCTCCAGGATCTCGACGGGCTCAAGGAGGCGGCCGCGGACTCCGACGGCGTCATCCACGTCGCGCACCGGCAGGACCTGCTTCCCTCCGGCGGGCTCGACGCCGTGGCCGCCGCGGAGCTCCCGATCATGCTCGCGTACGGCGAGGCACTCGCGGGAACGGGAAAGCCGCTGGTCGCAGCGGGGAGCATAGGTTCGCCCGGGCAGCACCTGGGCCGGCCGGTCACCGAGGAGGACCCGGCCCTTCCCGGCGGCGACGAGTACAAGGGCACCCTGCGGGTGCGCAACGTCGTGGAAACCGCCGTAATCGGCCTCGCCGAGCGGGGAGTGAGGTCTTCCGTCGTACGGATCGCCAACATCGCGCACAGCACGACCGATCGCGCCGGCTTCCTCGTGCAGCTGATCGCGCTCGCGAAGGAGAAGGGCTTCGTCGGCTACCCCGGAGACGGCACGAACCTGTGGAACGCCGTGCACATCCGCGATGTCGCGTCCTTGTTCCGCTTGGCGCTGGAGAAGGGGCCGGCCGGCAGATACTGGCACGCGGTGGACGACGGTGCCGTCCCGCTCCGCGCAATCGCCGAGGCCATCGGCAGCCGCCTGGGCCTGCCCGTCGTGAGCATTCCCGCGGACGTACTGATGGTGCCGGGATACTTCGGTTTCCTCGCGAACATCGTCACGCAGAACTACCCGGCGTCCAGCCTCATCACCCGCCGGACCCTCGACTGGGAACCGTCCCAGCCCGGCCTGCTCGCCGATCTGGACAACGGCCACTACTTCTCCACCAGTTGA
- a CDS encoding NADPH-dependent F420 reductase: MSSITLIGTGNMARTIGTLAVAGGNTVEVMGRDQSKADDLAKALGGGATTGKWGAVPAGDIVITALLYDGVVPVVAEYADALAGKVIVDISNPFNAAFDGLAHSEETSIAQEVAKVAPANARVVKAFNTIFRNVLEKGRPNVFVAGDDARAKADVAEFIESLGLRPLDVGGLKMAHWLEGMGLVTMGLAGNGVGHWDFALGVDEFTG, from the coding sequence ATGAGCAGCATCACCCTCATCGGTACAGGGAACATGGCCCGAACCATCGGCACGCTCGCGGTCGCGGGCGGCAACACCGTAGAGGTCATGGGACGCGATCAGTCCAAGGCCGACGACCTGGCCAAGGCTCTGGGCGGCGGCGCGACGACGGGCAAGTGGGGCGCCGTTCCGGCCGGGGACATCGTGATCACCGCCCTGTTGTACGACGGTGTCGTGCCGGTCGTCGCCGAGTACGCAGACGCCCTCGCCGGCAAGGTCATCGTCGACATCAGCAACCCCTTCAACGCCGCGTTCGACGGACTGGCCCACAGCGAGGAGACCTCGATCGCGCAGGAAGTCGCCAAGGTGGCCCCGGCCAACGCCCGCGTGGTAAAGGCGTTCAACACCATTTTCCGCAATGTCCTGGAGAAGGGCCGCCCCAATGTCTTCGTCGCCGGCGACGATGCGCGGGCCAAGGCGGACGTGGCGGAATTCATCGAGAGCCTCGGGCTGCGCCCGCTGGATGTCGGCGGCCTGAAAATGGCGCACTGGCTCGAAGGAATGGGCCTGGTCACGATGGGTCTCGCCGGCAACGGGGTCGGCCACTGGGACTTCGCCCTCGGCGTCGACGAATTCACCGGCTGA
- a CDS encoding SDR family NAD(P)-dependent oxidoreductase: protein MGKLDGKVAVITGGSTGMALAGARLFVEEGAHVFIQARRQEALDDAVELIGRNVTAVQGDAADLDDLDRLYATVKREKGSIDVLWASAGTGEPAALGEITEEQFHRAFWLNARGTLFTVQKALPLINDNGSIFMTGSNASLGAFSGWSLYAGSKAVQQAWARVWLNELRDRKIRVNVLTPGQVATAKQAELFDETTRAAFESLIPRGEMGRPEEIATVALFLASDDSSYVNGLELVADGGTTAI from the coding sequence GTGGGAAAGCTCGATGGCAAGGTAGCGGTGATCACCGGTGGATCCACCGGCATGGCACTGGCCGGCGCCAGACTCTTCGTCGAGGAAGGAGCGCACGTCTTCATCCAGGCCCGGCGGCAGGAAGCACTGGACGACGCCGTCGAGTTGATCGGCCGCAACGTCACCGCCGTCCAGGGCGACGCGGCAGACCTGGATGACTTGGACCGCTTGTACGCCACCGTCAAGCGGGAAAAGGGCTCGATCGACGTGCTGTGGGCCAGCGCCGGGACGGGCGAACCCGCCGCCCTCGGCGAGATCACCGAGGAACAGTTCCACCGCGCCTTCTGGCTCAACGCGCGCGGCACCCTGTTCACCGTGCAGAAGGCGCTGCCGCTGATCAACGACAACGGCTCGATCTTCATGACCGGATCCAACGCCTCTCTCGGCGCCTTTTCCGGCTGGAGCCTCTACGCGGGAAGCAAAGCCGTCCAGCAGGCCTGGGCCCGTGTCTGGCTCAACGAATTGCGCGACCGCAAGATCCGGGTCAACGTCCTGACTCCCGGCCAGGTCGCCACCGCCAAACAGGCAGAACTGTTCGACGAGACAACCAGGGCTGCATTCGAGTCCCTGATCCCCCGCGGAGAAATGGGACGCCCCGAAGAAATCGCCACCGTCGCCCTGTTCCTCGCCTCCGACGACTCCAGCTACGTCAACGGCCTGGAACTGGTCGCCGACGGCGGCACCACCGCCATCTGA
- a CDS encoding LysR family transcriptional regulator produces MDLDLRKLRYFAAVADQLHFGRAADELHIAQPVLSRQIRALEKDLGASLFTRDRHGVALTEAGRQLLADAGPLLASAHAVRRRVSVAAHGSRRLMVGFRAGIPVIPAARAFEARHPDVVVDVQRIEGDDQAAMLLDGRIDVAYVRLPIDEAGLNVTPLYDEPRVVVLPAGHRLAGKEEVTEADLDGEPLLWHADPSTQPTRRPHPNAGYLVRGVDETLEHVAAGRGISFLARSASVFFSHPDVAYVPIPDLAPDQVCLAVAASRTSPVVDDFVTAARATAEITSECGNYEMWQPDAR; encoded by the coding sequence CTGGATCTGGACCTGCGCAAATTGCGTTACTTCGCCGCCGTGGCCGACCAGTTGCACTTCGGCCGCGCCGCCGATGAGCTCCATATCGCGCAGCCGGTGCTCAGCCGGCAGATCCGCGCGCTCGAGAAGGATCTCGGCGCCTCGCTGTTCACCAGGGATCGCCACGGCGTAGCGCTGACCGAGGCGGGCCGGCAACTGCTGGCCGACGCCGGTCCGTTGCTCGCCTCCGCGCACGCGGTCCGCCGCCGGGTGTCCGTGGCGGCCCACGGCAGCCGGCGGCTGATGGTCGGCTTCCGGGCCGGTATCCCGGTCATCCCGGCGGCGCGGGCGTTCGAGGCCCGGCACCCGGACGTGGTCGTGGACGTACAGCGGATCGAAGGGGACGACCAGGCCGCGATGCTGCTCGACGGCCGCATCGACGTCGCCTACGTACGGCTGCCCATCGATGAGGCCGGCCTGAACGTCACCCCGCTCTACGACGAGCCGCGCGTGGTGGTGCTGCCCGCCGGCCACCGGCTGGCCGGCAAGGAGGAGGTCACCGAGGCCGACCTGGACGGTGAACCGCTGCTCTGGCATGCCGATCCGAGCACGCAGCCCACCAGGCGCCCGCACCCCAACGCCGGGTACCTGGTGCGCGGGGTGGACGAGACGCTCGAGCATGTCGCGGCCGGCCGGGGCATCTCGTTCCTGGCCCGTTCGGCGTCCGTGTTCTTCTCCCATCCGGACGTCGCCTATGTGCCCATCCCGGATCTGGCACCCGACCAGGTGTGCCTCGCGGTGGCGGCATCACGTACCTCGCCCGTGGTCGATGACTTCGTCACCGCGGCTCGGGCGACGGCCGAGATCACGTCTGAATGCGGGAATTACGAAATGTGGCAGCCTGACGCTCGCTGA
- a CDS encoding DinB family protein, producing MSDIVVQKAVRPERTLSGSWLEVIASNLDHHRATFLWKCEGLSDAQLRQRPVPSSALTLLGLMRHLQGVERAWFQRALAGTTPRFFPYRTYATPDGDEWYDESDATPAIDVYEDYLKACEESRQIFAEVTTDPARIVPNPEFGDTDVRFILEHVIEEYARHVGHTDLLREAVDGATGE from the coding sequence GTGAGCGACATCGTGGTCCAGAAGGCCGTCAGGCCCGAGCGCACGCTATCGGGTTCATGGCTGGAGGTGATCGCCTCGAACCTCGACCACCACCGGGCGACGTTCCTGTGGAAGTGCGAGGGCCTCTCGGACGCACAACTGCGCCAACGCCCCGTGCCGTCCTCGGCGTTGACCCTTCTGGGCCTCATGCGCCACCTGCAAGGCGTTGAACGCGCCTGGTTCCAAAGGGCGTTGGCCGGCACGACACCCCGCTTCTTCCCGTACCGGACCTACGCCACCCCCGACGGCGACGAGTGGTACGACGAGTCGGACGCAACACCCGCCATCGACGTCTACGAGGACTACCTCAAGGCGTGCGAGGAGTCGCGCCAGATCTTCGCCGAGGTCACCACCGACCCCGCACGCATCGTCCCGAACCCGGAATTCGGCGACACCGACGTACGGTTCATCCTCGAGCACGTCATCGAGGAGTACGCCCGCCACGTCGGCCACACAGACCTCCTCCGCGAGGCCGTCGACGGCGCCACGGGCGAGTAA
- a CDS encoding YdeI/OmpD-associated family protein, translating to MEKFHEVDVVAFPDAAAFEDWLAAGHHTRREGVWVKVAKKASGIASVTDDEPVDVGLCWGWISGQRRGLDDQYYLQKYSPRRPRSVWSRVNVEKVAALTAAGRMREPGLAEVQRAREDGRWDRAYASQATAEVPDDLAAALAADPAASAVFDALDRSARYQLMLPLLQAATPETRRTRLERAVQALGAEG from the coding sequence ATGGAGAAGTTCCACGAGGTGGACGTCGTCGCGTTTCCCGATGCTGCGGCCTTTGAGGACTGGCTGGCGGCCGGGCATCACACGCGCCGTGAGGGCGTGTGGGTGAAGGTGGCGAAGAAGGCGTCGGGGATCGCGTCGGTCACGGACGACGAACCGGTCGACGTGGGGCTGTGCTGGGGCTGGATCTCCGGTCAGCGCAGGGGCCTGGACGATCAGTACTACCTGCAGAAGTACAGCCCTCGGCGCCCAAGAAGCGTGTGGTCGCGGGTAAACGTAGAGAAGGTCGCGGCGCTGACAGCGGCGGGCCGGATGCGAGAGCCAGGCCTCGCCGAGGTGCAACGGGCCCGGGAGGACGGCCGCTGGGACCGCGCGTACGCGTCGCAGGCAACGGCGGAGGTCCCGGACGACCTCGCGGCGGCGCTCGCCGCGGACCCGGCGGCGAGCGCGGTGTTCGACGCGCTCGACCGGAGCGCCCGCTACCAGCTGATGCTCCCGCTGCTCCAGGCCGCGACGCCGGAGACGCGGCGGACGCGGCTGGAGCGGGCGGTTCAGGCGCTGGGGGCCGAGGGGTGA
- a CDS encoding helix-turn-helix domain-containing protein encodes MRIHTSAHARNFTVLPNAAVRDPHLSFTARGILCHLLSLPDGAREDVRTLADRHPRVGRSGVAKAVDELIEHGYYVRRTTHDPATGQVRTETHVYDTPQYPGTGEAGHGITGASPEGVKDQEQEPSLPEEQAPELPTPVQETPELARAAALLLRIVSREPKLALSATEALALAPRAVPWLDRGVSDLEARSLLTSGLPPVVFSARAILSDRLHRKLPPERRDAVVARAECADCRDPLPPTQKTGICTPCTGAAPRPVTQPLPESVPARVAALRSSLRRGRGVDPAPA; translated from the coding sequence ATGCGCATCCACACTAGCGCCCACGCGCGCAATTTCACGGTCCTCCCCAACGCGGCCGTCCGTGACCCCCATCTCAGCTTCACGGCACGAGGCATCCTCTGCCACCTCCTCTCCCTCCCCGACGGAGCCCGCGAGGACGTCCGTACGCTCGCGGACCGCCATCCCCGGGTCGGCCGCAGCGGCGTGGCGAAGGCCGTGGATGAGCTGATCGAGCACGGCTACTACGTCCGCCGCACCACGCACGACCCGGCGACGGGCCAAGTGCGCACGGAGACACATGTGTACGACACTCCGCAGTACCCGGGAACCGGTGAGGCGGGGCACGGCATCACGGGAGCGTCCCCTGAAGGGGTTAAGGACCAGGAGCAAGAACCCTCCCTCCCTGAGGAGCAGGCTCCGGAACTGCCAACTCCCGTACAGGAGACGCCAGAGCTGGCCCGTGCGGCAGCCCTCCTCCTGCGCATCGTCAGCCGCGAACCCAAGCTCGCCCTCAGCGCCACCGAGGCGTTGGCCCTTGCGCCGCGAGCTGTTCCGTGGCTGGACCGAGGAGTCTCCGACCTGGAGGCCCGCTCTCTGCTGACCTCCGGTCTGCCCCCGGTGGTCTTCTCCGCGCGGGCGATCCTGTCGGACCGCCTGCACCGCAAACTCCCGCCCGAGCGCCGGGACGCGGTGGTCGCCCGGGCGGAGTGCGCCGACTGCCGGGACCCGCTCCCGCCCACCCAGAAGACGGGCATCTGCACGCCGTGCACGGGGGCCGCGCCCCGACCCGTAACGCAGCCACTGCCGGAATCCGTACCGGCCAGGGTGGCGGCGCTGCGATCATCTCTGCGTAGGGGGAGGGGTGTTGACCCGGCTCCGGCTTGA
- a CDS encoding M12 family metallopeptidase, giving the protein MADEQMHPADVPEEKHGEDSGEQQPGGKVIRTALITGETFEVRAVRYAVVDGLAVVEGDIVLGRDEDVRRRTDELREKAAQGAAGVGDGVLEGDAVDLTKFVGVRPTAVVIPWQGRRWPGGVVPFVLDVSLTSTARTAITTAISHWHDRTRLALRPRNGSDAAWLNFRDASVCRSSVGRQGGSQDVEIGVKCGISGTIHEIGHAVGLWHEQSREDRDFFVSIIWANIVAGEGHNFDQNISDGDDVGPYDYGSIMHYGPTAFGVINPATGQKRTTIVAEQQLPPGVTMGGASGLSVGDRGAVATMYPGVYPGPRNVWLGRFRGQPGTDVLYYSPARQRWYLGRTNPGAPGTLVFSDVSDTSGFGDLADGRPFWTGDFTGDGATDIIFHFPGDQNWILGTVQNGQLGWSLVGNTAGFGDVTGNPFWTGDFTGNGRTELLFYYAGDQNWWLGSITGGQLSWTRVAVTTGFGDVTGNPVWAGDFTGDGRTELLFHYPGDQNWWLGSVTGGQLSFDLVGNTAGFGDVSHNPFWTGDFTGDGKTDIIFHYPGDRNWWLGTIRNGQLTWAYVGNTTGFGDVTGNPFWTGDFTGDGKTDIVFHYPGDENWWLGSIQLVPPENARCAVLRSEIAGHRAEIRTLQDIRDGLDPKLDREEIREINRQITAIRQAMTSEQSEMATLACPVTPNPGGLQLVWSLIGNTAGFGSFTDGRPVWAGDFTGDGRTDLLFHYRGDLNWWRGSVDGSLNWTLAANW; this is encoded by the coding sequence ATGGCCGACGAGCAGATGCATCCCGCCGACGTTCCCGAGGAGAAGCACGGGGAGGATTCCGGCGAGCAGCAGCCGGGCGGGAAAGTCATCAGGACGGCGCTGATCACCGGCGAGACGTTCGAGGTGCGTGCTGTCCGGTACGCGGTGGTCGACGGTCTGGCCGTCGTCGAGGGCGACATCGTTCTGGGCCGGGACGAGGACGTCCGGCGACGGACCGACGAGCTGCGCGAGAAGGCGGCACAGGGCGCGGCGGGAGTCGGGGACGGGGTCCTGGAGGGGGATGCCGTCGACCTGACGAAGTTCGTCGGCGTCAGGCCCACGGCGGTCGTGATCCCCTGGCAGGGCAGGCGGTGGCCCGGCGGAGTGGTGCCGTTCGTCCTGGACGTCTCCCTGACCTCCACGGCCCGGACCGCCATCACCACGGCGATCTCCCACTGGCACGACCGAACCCGCCTCGCACTGCGCCCGCGCAACGGCTCCGATGCGGCCTGGCTGAACTTCCGGGACGCAAGCGTGTGCCGGTCCTCGGTCGGCCGCCAGGGTGGGTCCCAGGACGTCGAAATCGGCGTGAAGTGCGGCATCAGCGGGACCATCCACGAGATCGGCCACGCGGTCGGGCTCTGGCACGAGCAGAGCCGCGAGGACCGCGATTTCTTCGTCAGCATCATCTGGGCGAACATCGTGGCCGGTGAGGGCCACAACTTCGACCAGAACATCTCCGACGGCGATGACGTAGGGCCGTACGACTACGGCTCGATCATGCACTACGGGCCAACGGCCTTCGGTGTCATCAACCCCGCGACGGGCCAGAAGAGGACGACCATCGTGGCGGAGCAACAGCTGCCGCCCGGCGTCACCATGGGCGGTGCCTCCGGACTGAGTGTGGGCGACCGGGGGGCCGTGGCCACGATGTACCCCGGTGTCTACCCGGGCCCGCGCAACGTGTGGCTGGGGCGCTTCCGGGGGCAGCCGGGGACCGACGTCCTGTACTACTCACCGGCCCGTCAGCGCTGGTACCTCGGGCGGACGAATCCGGGTGCGCCGGGAACGCTCGTGTTCAGCGATGTCAGTGACACCAGCGGGTTCGGGGACCTGGCGGACGGCCGCCCCTTCTGGACGGGCGACTTCACCGGCGACGGTGCGACCGACATCATCTTCCACTTCCCGGGGGACCAGAACTGGATCCTCGGCACCGTCCAGAACGGGCAGCTCGGCTGGTCGCTCGTGGGGAACACGGCAGGCTTCGGCGACGTGACCGGAAACCCTTTCTGGACAGGGGACTTCACCGGAAACGGACGTACGGAACTGCTCTTCTACTACGCGGGCGACCAGAACTGGTGGCTCGGCTCGATCACGGGCGGGCAGTTGAGCTGGACCCGCGTGGCGGTCACGACCGGATTCGGCGACGTGACCGGAAACCCGGTCTGGGCAGGCGACTTCACCGGTGACGGGCGTACGGAACTGCTCTTCCACTACCCGGGCGACCAGAACTGGTGGCTCGGCTCGGTCACCGGCGGACAACTGAGCTTCGACCTGGTGGGCAACACGGCCGGCTTCGGCGACGTGTCCCACAACCCGTTCTGGACGGGCGACTTCACCGGTGACGGGAAGACCGACATCATCTTCCATTACCCGGGCGACCGGAACTGGTGGCTCGGCACGATCCGGAATGGGCAGCTCACCTGGGCGTACGTGGGGAACACGACCGGCTTCGGCGATGTGACCGGAAACCCGTTCTGGACGGGCGACTTCACCGGTGACGGGAAGACCGACATCGTCTTCCACTACCCGGGTGACGAGAACTGGTGGCTCGGCTCCATCCAGCTGGTACCTCCCGAGAACGCGCGGTGCGCAGTGCTCCGCTCGGAAATCGCCGGGCATCGCGCGGAGATCCGTACCCTCCAGGACATCAGGGACGGTCTCGACCCCAAGCTCGACCGGGAGGAGATCAGGGAGATCAACCGGCAGATCACGGCGATCCGCCAGGCCATGACCTCGGAGCAGTCCGAAATGGCAACGCTCGCCTGCCCGGTCACCCCCAACCCGGGCGGCCTGCAGCTGGTCTGGTCGCTGATCGGGAACACGGCAGGATTCGGGTCGTTCACCGATGGCCGTCCGGTCTGGGCGGGGGATTTCACCGGCGACGGGCGGACCGATCTGCTGTTCCACTACCGCGGTGACCTCAACTGGTGGCGCGGCAGCGTGGACGGCAGCCTGAACTGGACGCTGGCGGCCAACTGGTAG
- a CDS encoding saccharopine dehydrogenase NADP-binding domain-containing protein encodes MNAQAAVVVYGATGHTGRFMVAELRRRGFTTIVSGRNAAQLEALAASSQPGLVVRPAAVDDPAALDRALAGAAAVINCAGPFAVTGGPVVEAALRAGIPYVDVAAELEANVAMFADYAEAAAKAGTAVVPAMAFYGGLGDLLVTAAMGERTAADAVHVAYGLSSWRPTAGTRAAGQVSHDRRGGRRVRFAEGELQYHDEKTVVEQDWEFPEPLGTRRVFAEFTMADVVTVPSHVQVPSVTTYMAVEAARDLAGADTPAPEAMDELGRSDQTFVVDVLVVSDGVERRATASGQDIYAVTAPLAVEAVERLLDGRTRAGATGVVSAGTAFEAADFLRALSPYVTVQLPH; translated from the coding sequence ATGAACGCGCAGGCTGCAGTGGTGGTGTACGGGGCGACGGGGCACACAGGTCGCTTCATGGTCGCCGAGCTGAGACGCCGCGGCTTCACGACGATCGTCTCGGGCCGTAACGCGGCCCAGTTGGAGGCCCTGGCAGCCTCGTCCCAGCCGGGTCTTGTCGTACGACCGGCCGCCGTCGACGACCCGGCCGCGCTCGACCGGGCCCTCGCCGGGGCGGCGGCCGTGATCAACTGCGCCGGACCGTTCGCGGTCACCGGCGGCCCGGTCGTCGAGGCGGCGCTGCGGGCGGGGATCCCGTACGTCGACGTGGCGGCGGAGCTGGAGGCGAACGTCGCGATGTTCGCGGACTACGCGGAGGCGGCCGCCAAGGCCGGGACCGCCGTGGTCCCGGCGATGGCGTTCTACGGCGGGCTCGGCGACCTCCTGGTCACGGCGGCGATGGGGGAGCGGACGGCGGCGGACGCCGTGCACGTGGCGTACGGACTGAGCAGCTGGCGCCCGACGGCGGGCACGCGGGCCGCGGGCCAGGTGTCGCACGACCGGCGCGGGGGCCGGCGGGTGCGGTTCGCGGAGGGCGAGCTGCAGTACCACGACGAGAAGACGGTGGTGGAGCAGGACTGGGAGTTCCCGGAGCCGCTGGGCACGCGCAGGGTGTTCGCGGAGTTCACGATGGCCGACGTGGTGACGGTCCCGAGCCACGTGCAGGTGCCGTCGGTGACCACGTACATGGCGGTCGAGGCGGCCCGCGACCTGGCGGGTGCGGACACGCCGGCACCGGAGGCGATGGACGAACTGGGCCGCTCCGACCAGACGTTCGTGGTCGACGTGCTGGTCGTGTCGGACGGCGTCGAGCGCCGGGCGACGGCCAGTGGCCAGGACATCTACGCGGTGACCGCACCGCTCGCGGTGGAGGCGGTGGAGCGGCTCCTCGACGGGCGGACGCGGGCGGGGGCGACGGGTGTGGTGTCGGCGGGAACGGCGTTCGAGGCGGCGGACTTCCTGCGGGCGCTGAGCCCGTACGTGACGGTGCAACTACCGCACTGA
- a CDS encoding alpha/beta fold hydrolase, with the protein MTLAYDVSGDGPALVLLHSAVCDRRMWDPQFTALVDAGYRVVRPDFHGFGQSPLPDRRHNDAEDVLELLDALGVEQAALIGSSYGGQIAVEIAARRPDRVSALALLCSGVPGHEPSDEMRAFGDREDELLEAGDVAAAVELNVDFWLGPDANDAAREQVRTMQRQAFDVQLAAPEGAGRNKVESDLSAIKAPVLAVTGDHDLADYRQIAHRLVDLLGDTTRHLALPWAGHLPSLERPAEVTELLAGFLRETVPVPVS; encoded by the coding sequence ATGACTCTTGCTTACGATGTTTCCGGAGACGGTCCCGCGCTGGTTCTTCTGCACTCCGCGGTGTGCGACCGAAGAATGTGGGACCCGCAGTTCACCGCCCTTGTCGATGCCGGTTATCGGGTGGTGCGCCCCGACTTCCACGGCTTCGGGCAGTCCCCTCTGCCGGACCGGCGCCACAACGACGCCGAAGACGTACTGGAATTGCTGGACGCCCTCGGGGTCGAGCAGGCGGCGCTGATCGGCTCCTCGTACGGCGGCCAGATCGCCGTGGAGATCGCCGCGCGCCGTCCGGACCGGGTGTCCGCACTGGCTCTGCTGTGCTCCGGGGTGCCGGGACATGAACCTTCCGACGAGATGCGCGCGTTCGGCGACCGCGAGGACGAGCTCCTCGAAGCGGGCGATGTCGCGGCGGCCGTGGAACTGAACGTGGACTTCTGGCTGGGACCGGACGCGAACGACGCGGCCCGGGAGCAGGTGCGGACGATGCAGCGGCAGGCCTTCGACGTGCAGCTCGCCGCCCCCGAGGGCGCCGGACGGAACAAGGTCGAGAGCGACCTGTCGGCGATCAAGGCACCCGTTCTCGCCGTCACGGGCGACCACGATCTCGCGGACTACCGGCAGATCGCGCACCGGCTGGTGGACCTGCTCGGCGACACCACCCGGCACCTCGCACTGCCCTGGGCCGGCCATCTCCCCAGCCTGGAGCGGCCCGCCGAGGTGACGGAGCTGCTGGCCGGGTTCCTGCGCGAGACGGTGCCCGTCCCCGTCAGCTGA